A genomic window from Pygocentrus nattereri isolate fPygNat1 chromosome 22, fPygNat1.pri, whole genome shotgun sequence includes:
- the zgc:172136 gene encoding FERM domain-containing protein 6: MSISIKQERTVCVLLPTKEMLDITVGLKGTGQEVFSRVSELLGVKEIHYFGLTVVKDNEHMFLDMEERLAKYFPKEWKQDSAKGSQRRWLPPLLCLKVQYYVENGRLICERKARRLYYTDLRERVLRSECRQQEEVYFQLAGYALQADLGDHPPENLDQRVSPYFQPKDYFPPWIVAKRGVEYLLCHGPKVHRDLWGMPSRDAILLFIRESSRLEDVPVTFYRLHKDKREEKGSALLGLTLRGMQVYQEVNNVRELLYDFPWTNVGRLTFLGKRFEIQLDGLPSARKLVYYTGSAFRSRHLLLHLSGSHRLYLSLQPAIRHLRQLEEAEEKKRYRESYISDDMDPDPNCSEGSPRLSRHSTSSSGIEADARQHSISVEMVSVEEEETLRRTEKSFSSAASHGSSHTSGIDTGSKARAEEEEWQDEEFQQHVDGPGEVSVDDPEEMLRLAELLQGVSMDCPSLGSEMNAGDVHLNLVQTTDGPEPCDSSATEQVLKWKSRGSADRHSQSLDDIRLLPHPLPLTTLASTSHSYTFGLPDAPDCTFGSYPEKPSFYGRRSMNCLALDLLEDDQLLELVL; encoded by the exons ACAATGAGCACATGTTTCTGGACATGGAGGAGCGGCTGGCCAAGTACTTCCCCAAGGAGTGGAAGCAGGACTCGGCAAAG GGGTCTCAGAGGAGGTGGCTCCCCCCACTGCTCTGTCTGAAAGTGCAGTACTATGTGGAGAATGGGAGGCTTATCTG TGAGCGGAAGGCGAGGAGGCTGTACTACACTGATCTGAGGGAGCGAGTCCTGCGATCAGAATGCCGACAACAGGAGGAAGTCTATTTCCAGCTGGCGGGCTACGCTCTGCAGGCCGATCTAGGAGACCACCCTCCAGAGAACCTTGACCAGCGAGTCTCTCCATACTTCCAGCCCAAGGACTACTTCCCTCCCTGG ATTGTGGCTAAGCGTGGTGTGGAGTACCTGCTGTGTCACGGGCCGAAGGTGCACCGGGACCTGTGGGGCATGCCCTCCCGCGACGCCATCCTCCTCTTCATCAGGGAGTCCAGCCGTTTGGAGGACGTGCCTGTCACCTTCTACAGGCTCCACAAG gacaagagagaggagaaaggctcCGCCCTGCTGGGACTCACCCTACGAGGAATGCAGGTTTATCAG GAGGTGAACAACGTGCGTGAGCTGCTGTACGACTTTCCCTGGACCAATGTGGGGAGACTCACCTTTCTG GGGAAGAGGTTCGAGATCCAGCTGGACGGGCTGCCCTCAGCGAGGAAGCTGGTTTACTACACCGGCTCGGCTTTCCGCTcccgccacctcctcctccacctgagCGGCAGCCACCGCCTCTACCTGAGCCTGCAGCCCGCAATCAGACACCTGCGGCAGCTGGAGGAGGCCGAGG AGAAGAAGCGATACAGGGAGTCGTACATCAGCGATGACATGGATCCAGACCCCAACTGCAGCGAAGGCAGCCCCCGCCTCTCCAGACACTCCACCAGCAGCTCCGGCATCGAGGCTGACGCCCGGCAGCACAGCATCTCCGTGGAGATGGTCTCTgtggaagaggaagaaaccctGAGACGGACAGAGAAGTCCTTCAGCTCGGCGGCCAGTCACGGCTCCTCCCACACGTCCGGCATCGACACTGGCAGCAAAGCCCGcgctgaggaggaggagtggcAGGACGAAG AGTTCCAGCAGCACGTGGACGGACCTGGAGAGGTTTCTGTGGACGATCCGGAGGAGATGCTGCGACTGGCTGAGCTGCTTCAGGGCGTGTCCATGGATTGCCCCTCCCTCGGCTCAGAGATGAACGCAGGAG ACGTACATTTAAACCTCGTTCAGACAACTGACGGTCCAGAACCCTGTGACTCCAGCGCCACGGAGCAG GTTCTGAAGTGGAAGTCTCGAGGTTCTGCTGACCGGCACAGTCAGAGTTTGGATGACATCCGTCTTCTGCCTCATCCTCTCCCGCTGACCACCCTCGCCAGTACCTCCCACAGCTACACCTTCGGACTCCCCGACGCTCCGGACTGCACGTTCGGCTCTTACCCAGAGAAGCCCTCCTTCTACGGCCGACGCTCCATGAACTGCCTGGCGCTGGACCTCCTGGAGGATGACCAGCTCCTAGAGCTCGTTCTGTGA